The Flavobacterium sp. 140616W15 sequence CAAAATGTATGGCAGTTATTTAAACTTGGCAGTGCACTGATCCTTATTGAAATTTTCGTAAACAATTTTCTGTATACGTTTGATCCCTATTATCGTACGATTGGTGTCTTTATCATTGGTTCATTGGGTTTATGCCTATACTGTATGGCAGGGTTACAATACTTCAACAGAAGGTTAATTTTATCGATCGCTTTGACTATTATAATAGCGCATCATTTACTGGATTCTTTGCAAATGAAAGGAGATTCTATAAATGCTATTTTCTGGTATTTGTTGCATCAACAAAAATTTATACCTCATGGTCAGAGCTTGTATATTGTAAATTATACGCTACTCCCCTGGTTAGGTGTTCTTTTACTGGGTTATTTTTTTGGATTCTTTTGCAGGTCAGAAAGTTCACTAGTAATTAGAAAAAAAGTACTGTTGTGCAGTGGTTTTACTCTTATTGGATTATTTTTCTTATTGCGTGCCCTAAATGGATACGGAGAATCTTTCCCATGGAAAGCAGGAAATTCAGACCTAATCAGTCTACTGTCGTTTTTTAATCTCACGAAATATCCAGCTTCATTCGATTTTCTGGCGATTACATTAG is a genomic window containing:
- a CDS encoding heparan-alpha-glucosaminide N-acetyltransferase domain-containing protein; the protein is MAGLQYFNRRLILSIALTIIIAHHLLDSLQMKGDSINAIFWYLLHQQKFIPHGQSLYIVNYTLLPWLGVLLLGYFFGFFCRSESSLVIRKKVLLCSGFTLIGLFFLLRALNGYGESFPWKAGNSDLISLLSFFNLTKYPASFDFLAITLGPIFLFLAYAENWKGRVANFFFTLGQIPLFTYLFSTLIIHLAAMIWLCFNGKPLQTMVITTASYGKDSPLLNYGYSLATVYILWIVFVLICYFMIKK